Within the Salvia hispanica cultivar TCC Black 2014 chromosome 4, UniMelb_Shisp_WGS_1.0, whole genome shotgun sequence genome, the region GGAAATGATTTTGCAGTTTGTTTGGTGGTATTTGACACAGATTTCCCCCTGGCATGATATTCCACTTCACTTGGGTGATGGTGTATTCAATTTCATAGTGGAGATTCCGAAGGAATCGAGTGCGAAGATGGAAGTTGCGACAGATGAAGTCTATACTCCCATTAAGCAAGATACGAAGAAGGGAAAACTTCGATACTACCCGTAAGATTGATCTGATTTCACTTTCATACTCCTTCATGGCACTGGAATATTAATTCTGCTGTTTCACTCCTGGAACGAGTGGTCTATATTTTGTCAAAGCAATGATCTctgaaagggaaaaaaggaaaaaggagaGATGGGAATGGAATAGCAATTGCTTTAAAGGATCAGCcctatatcattttatcttgcTAAATTGGCCTAATTATGCTTCTCTTGCTTGTTTTACCACGTGTTTCGTTTCTTTACTCTGAATTTCCCCCCTTCTAAACTGTGCTCGTCTTCTGCTCTTCTGTAGTTACAACATTAACTGGAACTATGGATTGCTTCCACAAACATGGGAAGACCCTTCACTTGCAAATGCTGAAGTTGAGGGGGCATTCGGAGACAATGATCCAGGTGTAGTATCAAGCCTTTCAACATCATGCTTATCTTATGTTGTTAGGTGAACTTTCCCATGGAAATGTACATAGGAAATAAAGGAAGCAGGTTTAAGCTAATTGTAATCGCCTTTGCTTATAGTTGATGTCGTTGAGATCGGGGAAAGCCAAGGAAAAATTGGGCAAGTCATGAAAGTGAAGCCCTTGGCTGCTTTGGCTATGATAGATGAGGGAGAGCTTGACTGGAAAATAGTTGCGATTTCATTGGATGATCCAAAGGCTTCCCTTGTTAACGATGTTGACGACGTCGAGAAGCATTTTCCAGTAAGTAATCCATTCTATATGGATGCTTCCAGTATGATATTAGACTGCAAGCTGCTCTACCTTTACTGATCATTTCTGTTCTGCCACATACTGAGCTGCCTTTCATGTTTCAAATGGTGATTAAAAAGTTCATCTAGCTCGATTTCTTGTAACTGCCTCGAATAGCTTGAACGATTAAAAACCTAATTTGTGCACAATTACAACTCATCGGttacattttacaaatagGAGGGCCAATCTAGAGGATTGCTTGTTTGGGTTCCTAGTAGAATATATTCAATC harbors:
- the LOC125222895 gene encoding soluble inorganic pyrophosphatase 6, chloroplastic-like isoform X2 — protein: MAPTRVIASAGNTVSGVFLCGGQSIAAPRSLNLCFRNGRLLTQRRRLFTCNAIHNPQVQIKEEGQPESFDYRVFFVDNSGKKFVWWYLTQISPWHDIPLHLGDGVFNFIVEIPKESSAKMEVATDEVYTPIKQDTKKGKLRYYPYNINWNYGLLPQTWEDPSLANAEVEGAFGDNDPVDVVEIGESQGKIGQVMKVKPLAALAMIDEGELDWKIVAISLDDPKASLVNDVDDVEKHFPGTLTAIRDWFRDYKIPDGKPANRFGLGNKPANKDYALKVITETNEAWAKLVKRSIPSE
- the LOC125222895 gene encoding soluble inorganic pyrophosphatase 6, chloroplastic-like isoform X1, producing the protein MAPTRVIASAGNTVSGVFLCGGQSIAAPRSLNLCFRNGRLLTQRRRLFTCNAIHNPQVQIKEEGQPESFDYRVFFVDNSGKKFVWWYLTQISPWHDIPLHLGDGVFNFIVEIPKESSAKMEVATDEVYTPIKQDTKKGKLRYYPYNINWNYGLLPQTWEDPSLANAEVEGAFGDNDPVDVVEIGESQGKIGQVMKVKPLAALAMIDEGELDWKIVAISLDDPKASLVNDVDDVEKHFPGTLTAIRDWFRDYKIPDGKPANRFGLGNKPANKDYALKVITETNEAWAKLVKRSIPSGCCWKRE
- the LOC125222895 gene encoding soluble inorganic pyrophosphatase 6, chloroplastic-like isoform X4, which produces MAPTRVIASAGNTVSGVFLCGGQSIAAPRSLNLCFRNGRLLTQRRRLFTCNAIHNPQVQIKEEGQPESFDYRVFFVDNSGKKISPWHDIPLHLGDGVFNFIVEIPKESSAKMEVATDEVYTPIKQDTKKGKLRYYPYNINWNYGLLPQTWEDPSLANAEVEGAFGDNDPVDVVEIGESQGKIGQVMKVKPLAALAMIDEGELDWKIVAISLDDPKASLVNDVDDVEKHFPGTLTAIRDWFRDYKIPDGKPANRFGLGNKPANKDYALKVITETNEAWAKLVKRSIPSGELSLV
- the LOC125222895 gene encoding soluble inorganic pyrophosphatase 6, chloroplastic-like isoform X3 — translated: MAPTRVIASAGNTVSGVFLCGGQSIAAPRSLNLCFRNGRLLTQRRRLFTCNAIHNPQVQIKEEGQPESFDYRVFFVDNSGKKISPWHDIPLHLGDGVFNFIVEIPKESSAKMEVATDEVYTPIKQDTKKGKLRYYPYNINWNYGLLPQTWEDPSLANAEVEGAFGDNDPVDVVEIGESQGKIGQVMKVKPLAALAMIDEGELDWKIVAISLDDPKASLVNDVDDVEKHFPGTLTAIRDWFRDYKIPDGKPANRFGLGNKPANKDYALKVITETNEAWAKLVKRSIPSGCCWKRE